A stretch of Leisingera sp. S132 DNA encodes these proteins:
- a CDS encoding lytic murein transglycosylase, which produces MRKWVAVSLVAGSAMAAEAATDNSLRPADRPGAAKQEGQGENYQLASATILRPVARPAALQQAAVEQAAAEVSFKEWITEFKDRALAQGISTPVLDSAFDGVSYDPEVIRRDRNQSEFTKTIWDYLDSAASDLRVKNGKAALRDQQVRLDQIEAKYGVEKEIVVAIWGLESSYGTFRGKMDVVRSLATLAFDGRRGEFFEGQLVAALKILQAGDVAARKMTGSWAGAMGHTQFIPTSYLDYAVDFTGDGKRDIWSDNPADALASTAAYLKQFGWVKGQPWGVEVTLPKGFDYTLADREIEKSPSDWAALGIKGLDGRTVKDHGPASILLPAGSEGAVFMIFRNFAVLERYNTADAYVIGVGHLADRIRGGASIQGSWPRGDRSLSLAEREEMQQRLTSAGFDTDGIDGKIGPKTIGAVRAYQVANGLTPDGYASLRLLQRLR; this is translated from the coding sequence ATGCGCAAATGGGTAGCTGTATCGCTGGTGGCAGGCAGTGCAATGGCGGCAGAGGCCGCGACGGACAACTCCTTGAGGCCCGCCGATCGGCCCGGGGCCGCGAAACAGGAGGGGCAAGGTGAAAACTATCAGCTGGCGTCTGCCACAATCTTGAGACCGGTCGCTAGGCCAGCCGCACTCCAGCAAGCCGCGGTGGAACAGGCTGCAGCTGAAGTCAGCTTCAAGGAATGGATCACGGAATTCAAAGACCGCGCCTTGGCTCAGGGCATCAGCACACCGGTTCTGGACAGTGCCTTTGACGGCGTGAGCTATGATCCCGAAGTGATCCGCCGCGACCGCAACCAGTCAGAGTTCACCAAGACGATCTGGGACTACCTGGACAGTGCGGCCTCGGATCTGCGGGTGAAGAATGGAAAGGCAGCGCTGCGCGACCAGCAGGTGCGGCTGGATCAGATCGAGGCCAAGTATGGCGTCGAGAAAGAGATTGTGGTTGCGATCTGGGGGCTGGAAAGCAGCTATGGCACCTTCCGCGGCAAGATGGATGTGGTCCGCTCACTTGCGACCCTGGCCTTTGACGGGCGGCGCGGGGAGTTCTTTGAGGGTCAGCTGGTTGCGGCGCTGAAGATCCTGCAGGCAGGTGATGTTGCTGCCCGCAAGATGACCGGCAGCTGGGCCGGGGCAATGGGCCATACCCAGTTCATTCCGACATCATATCTGGACTACGCGGTGGATTTCACCGGCGACGGCAAGCGGGATATCTGGTCGGACAACCCGGCTGACGCGCTGGCGTCTACTGCCGCGTATCTGAAGCAGTTTGGCTGGGTGAAAGGTCAGCCCTGGGGGGTGGAAGTGACCCTACCCAAGGGGTTTGATTACACTCTGGCGGATCGCGAGATTGAGAAATCGCCCTCGGACTGGGCGGCGCTCGGCATCAAGGGGCTGGATGGGCGTACGGTGAAGGATCACGGGCCTGCCTCAATCCTGCTGCCTGCGGGCAGCGAGGGCGCGGTCTTTATGATCTTCCGGAATTTCGCTGTGCTGGAACGCTACAACACTGCGGATGCCTATGTGATCGGGGTCGGCCATCTGGCTGACCGGATCAGGGGCGGCGCGTCGATCCAAGGCAGCTGGCCGCGCGGCGACCGGTCGCTGTCCCTGGCAGAGCGCGAAGAGATGCAGCAGCGGCTGACCAGCGCCGGGTTCGATACCGACGGCATCGACGGCAAGATCGGGCCCAAGACCATCGGGGCAGTGCGCGCCTATCAGGTTGCAAACGGGCTGACGCCGGACGGGTACGCCTCGCTGCGGCTGTTGCAGCGGCTGCGTTAA
- a CDS encoding ABC transporter permease has translation MTDISHSGPVLAADGTPLKRSLARALRMQKLRALMLIAPLLLFILVTFILPVADMLFRSVENRIVQDTLPQTVEALADWDPASGQLPDEAVFAAMAADLQVAAEQKTHTKVAKRLNYENPGLSSVFRKSGRKVKKWDLATDGPFREKLIEIDDGWGDIELWRTIKTYSGTFTSGYFLNAVDMQLGAEGPEIRPENERIYNTMLVRTMRMSLIITFSCILLGYPVAWILANLPARKANLLLILVLLPFWTSLLVRTSAWKILLQQQGVINDTLVWIGLVDDANRLVLINNELGTIIAMTHILLPFMILPMYSVMQTINPSYLRAAKSLGATDWTAFWRVYFPQTVPGIGAGSILVFILAVGYYITPALVGGTKGTFISNLIAYHISTSGNWGLGAALGAILLAVVLLLYWVYDKVVGIDNVKLG, from the coding sequence ATGACTGACATTAGCCACTCCGGCCCGGTACTGGCCGCGGACGGCACGCCGCTGAAGCGCAGCCTGGCGCGGGCACTGCGGATGCAGAAACTGCGCGCGCTGATGCTGATTGCGCCGCTTTTGCTGTTCATCCTTGTGACTTTCATTCTGCCGGTGGCAGACATGCTGTTCCGCTCGGTGGAGAACCGGATCGTCCAGGACACGCTACCCCAAACGGTCGAAGCGCTGGCAGATTGGGATCCGGCGTCAGGACAGTTGCCTGACGAGGCCGTGTTTGCTGCGATGGCTGCCGACCTCCAGGTCGCCGCCGAACAGAAAACCCATACCAAGGTCGCAAAGCGCCTTAACTACGAGAACCCGGGGCTGTCGTCGGTGTTTCGTAAATCCGGGCGGAAAGTCAAGAAATGGGATCTCGCCACCGACGGCCCGTTCCGCGAAAAGCTGATCGAAATCGATGATGGCTGGGGCGACATTGAGCTGTGGCGCACCATCAAGACCTATTCCGGCACTTTCACTTCCGGCTACTTTTTGAATGCTGTTGACATGCAGCTGGGCGCTGAAGGCCCGGAGATCCGGCCAGAGAATGAGCGGATCTACAACACCATGCTGGTCCGCACCATGCGGATGTCCCTGATCATCACTTTCAGCTGTATCTTGCTGGGCTACCCTGTCGCGTGGATCCTGGCCAACCTGCCGGCGCGCAAGGCGAACCTTCTGCTGATCCTGGTGCTGCTGCCCTTCTGGACCTCTCTTCTGGTGCGGACCTCGGCCTGGAAGATCCTGCTGCAGCAGCAGGGCGTGATCAACGACACTCTTGTTTGGATCGGCCTTGTGGATGATGCCAACCGGTTGGTTCTGATCAACAACGAGCTCGGCACGATTATCGCGATGACGCACATCCTGCTGCCGTTCATGATCCTGCCGATGTACTCCGTCATGCAGACCATCAACCCGTCCTACCTGCGCGCCGCCAAGTCGCTGGGCGCGACTGACTGGACCGCCTTCTGGCGGGTCTATTTCCCGCAGACCGTGCCGGGTATCGGCGCAGGGTCGATCCTCGTCTTCATCCTGGCCGTGGGCTACTACATCACTCCGGCCCTGGTCGGCGGCACCAAGGGCACCTTCATCTCCAACCTGATTGCCTACCATATCTCGACCTCCGGTAACTGGGGCCTGGGTGCGGCGCTTGGCGCAATCCTTCTGGCGGTCGTCCTGCTCCTCTACTGGGTCTACGACAAGGTCGTCGGCATCGACAACGTTAAGCTGGGATAA